The following proteins are encoded in a genomic region of Candidatus Stygibacter australis:
- a CDS encoding tetratricopeptide repeat protein yields the protein MLLLLIGIANAVDLNIALKELKGTTTIEEPGLYAQAFKIPEVLLPQEYIDHPERILEQASNKKKMYILNKLARDSWKKSYDQSLEYGHQALEIARSSHIDFGVVISLLTLAETYLHMEEYEKASEEYLEAESVILKLRDKKELPEIYDGLTKVWIVAQNEEKALEYAVKSYELQKQEGDVKSISDQLIKIGNVYFHFFNYEQALDYYYQALDIEDANQLVWRQGLIRHNLSMAYFKLGDFAEAQKNINLLLENADQGKNRWEYADGLGFRGYLHGKMGKYELALRDYNAALKIYNEIKDFSSQIEILISIGNIQMRSGKIKQAKETYLQARDMANKYNHVTGLASLENNLAVIAEINKNYDEAIKKNITSLNLEKSDENMIGIITSLYNLGNLYLILSNYDNSVKSFLQSLELSQGLGEDFLIKEIYFRLAELYTQTGDYKKALEFHKKYSDLNYELNIADLQTRFEVGKKRYEVELLKKQNTILNLQKSRMWMGMISLAVLVVLMVWVNASKSNVNKALKVEVRERTRTENELKKIKSELEQRVALRTSELTRLNESLQKEVSDRRQYQEKLELSLEEKDVMMKEIHHRVKNNMQVISSLLKMQANYIDDETLVGIFDDSYHRVKSMSLIHEKLYRSDDLARIDFQDYVQSLTSLLMNTFTPPCQIDFEFDLKDILLDVNIAIPCGLIINEIITNSLKYAFADREHGKVIINMTHDLFSGYILKIKDNGIGLPEGFDVNKTRSLGMRLVYLLSEDQLEGKVEIGSDNGTEFIITFPGIST from the coding sequence TTGCTGCTTTTACTAATAGGCATAGCAAATGCTGTAGATCTTAATATTGCCCTAAAAGAACTTAAGGGAACTACTACGATTGAAGAACCGGGATTATATGCTCAGGCATTTAAAATTCCGGAGGTATTACTACCACAGGAATATATTGATCATCCTGAGCGTATCCTTGAACAGGCTAGTAATAAAAAGAAAATGTATATTTTGAATAAACTGGCTCGGGATAGTTGGAAAAAATCTTATGACCAAAGCCTTGAATATGGCCATCAGGCACTGGAAATAGCTCGTAGTTCACATATTGATTTTGGAGTAGTGATCTCATTACTCACCCTGGCAGAAACGTATCTGCATATGGAGGAATATGAAAAAGCATCAGAAGAATATCTGGAAGCAGAATCAGTAATCCTTAAATTGCGTGATAAAAAAGAATTGCCAGAGATATATGACGGCCTAACCAAAGTCTGGATAGTCGCCCAAAATGAAGAAAAAGCTTTGGAATATGCCGTAAAATCTTATGAATTGCAAAAACAGGAAGGCGATGTTAAATCAATATCAGACCAGTTGATCAAAATTGGTAATGTATATTTTCATTTCTTTAATTACGAACAGGCCCTTGATTATTATTATCAAGCGCTAGATATAGAGGATGCTAATCAACTCGTCTGGCGGCAGGGTTTGATCCGTCATAACCTTTCCATGGCATATTTTAAACTGGGAGATTTTGCTGAAGCACAAAAGAATATCAATCTGCTTCTGGAAAATGCTGATCAGGGGAAAAATAGATGGGAATATGCCGATGGTTTGGGGTTTCGAGGCTATCTGCATGGGAAAATGGGAAAATATGAACTGGCATTAAGAGATTACAACGCAGCCTTGAAGATTTATAACGAGATCAAAGATTTCTCAAGTCAGATTGAAATATTGATCAGTATTGGTAATATTCAAATGCGTTCAGGTAAAATAAAGCAGGCAAAAGAAACTTACCTTCAAGCAAGGGATATGGCAAATAAATACAATCATGTTACTGGTCTTGCTTCCCTGGAAAATAACCTGGCAGTGATTGCTGAGATCAATAAAAATTATGATGAAGCAATCAAGAAAAATATCACATCATTGAATCTGGAAAAAAGCGATGAAAATATGATTGGGATAATTACTTCTCTTTATAATCTGGGAAACCTTTATCTTATCTTAAGTAATTATGATAATTCAGTAAAAAGCTTTTTGCAGAGCCTGGAATTATCTCAAGGTTTAGGTGAAGATTTTTTAATAAAAGAGATCTATTTTCGTCTGGCAGAGCTTTATACTCAAACGGGAGATTATAAAAAAGCCCTGGAATTTCATAAAAAATACTCTGATCTTAATTATGAATTGAATATTGCTGACTTGCAAACCAGGTTTGAAGTAGGGAAAAAACGATATGAAGTAGAACTGCTCAAGAAGCAGAATACAATTTTAAATCTTCAGAAATCCAGAATGTGGATGGGGATGATCTCGCTTGCAGTTTTAGTTGTATTAATGGTCTGGGTGAATGCATCCAAATCCAATGTTAATAAAGCTTTAAAGGTCGAGGTTAGAGAGCGCACCCGCACTGAAAATGAGCTGAAAAAAATTAAATCTGAATTAGAACAAAGAGTAGCACTTAGAACTTCGGAATTAACCAGATTAAATGAGTCATTACAAAAGGAAGTCAGTGATCGTCGTCAATATCAGGAAAAACTGGAGCTTTCACTGGAAGAAAAAGATGTGATGATGAAAGAGATCCATCATCGGGTAAAAAACAATATGCAGGTGATCTCCAGTCTTTTAAAGATGCAGGCAAATTACATTGATGATGAAACTCTTGTGGGAATCTTTGATGACAGCTATCACCGTGTGAAATCTATGTCGCTTATCCATGAAAAGCTATACCGTTCTGATGATCTGGCAAGGATAGATTTTCAGGATTATGTGCAAAGTCTCACCAGTCTTTTAATGAATACCTTTACTCCTCCCTGTCAAATCGATTTTGAATTTGATCTCAAAGATATTCTGCTGGATGTAAATATTGCTATTCCTTGTGGATTGATTATTAACGAAATAATTACAAATTCACTTAAGTATGCCTTTGCTGACCGAGA